A genomic region of Synechococcus sp. NOUM97013 contains the following coding sequences:
- a CDS encoding RpoD/SigA family RNA polymerase sigma factor yields the protein MAPLSLLPDADLVRSYLRDIGRVPLLSHQQEITLGRQVQELMDLEAQEAELSDQRGGEAVPAAELAKAAGLSPVQLKRKLQAGRRAKERMVAANLRLVVSVAKKYTKRNMELLDLIQEGTIGLVRGVEKFDPTRGYKFSTYAYWWIRQGITRAIAEKSRTIRLPIHITEMLNKLKKGQRELSQELGRTPSVTELAAFVELPEDDVKDLMCRARQPVSLEMKVGDGDDTELLDLLAGEGELPSEQVEGECLKGDLRDLLGQLPELQERVLRMRYGMDGEDPMSLTAIAKSLKMSRDRTRKLEREGLELLRRGDAQLDAYVVS from the coding sequence ATGGCGCCCTTGTCTCTGCTACCTGATGCGGACCTGGTGCGCTCTTATTTGCGGGACATCGGCCGTGTGCCGCTGCTGAGCCATCAGCAGGAGATCACCCTCGGCCGTCAGGTGCAGGAACTGATGGATCTGGAAGCGCAGGAAGCGGAGCTCAGCGATCAGCGTGGCGGCGAAGCGGTGCCTGCAGCAGAGCTGGCCAAGGCTGCTGGATTGAGCCCAGTACAACTGAAGCGCAAGCTGCAGGCGGGCCGTCGCGCCAAGGAGCGGATGGTGGCTGCGAACCTGCGCCTGGTGGTGAGCGTCGCCAAGAAATACACCAAGCGGAATATGGAACTGCTGGATCTGATCCAGGAGGGAACCATCGGTCTGGTGCGGGGTGTGGAGAAGTTCGACCCGACCCGTGGCTACAAGTTCAGCACCTATGCGTACTGGTGGATTCGTCAGGGGATCACGCGGGCGATTGCTGAGAAGAGCCGCACGATCCGGCTGCCGATTCACATCACCGAGATGCTGAACAAGCTGAAGAAAGGTCAGCGAGAGTTGAGTCAAGAACTGGGCCGCACGCCTTCAGTGACGGAACTGGCGGCATTCGTGGAACTGCCGGAAGACGACGTGAAGGACCTGATGTGCCGTGCGCGTCAGCCGGTGAGCCTGGAGATGAAGGTGGGCGACGGTGATGACACCGAGCTGCTGGATCTGCTGGCCGGTGAAGGCGAATTGCCGAGCGAACAGGTGGAGGGCGAATGCCTGAAGGGCGACCTGCGGGATCTGCTGGGTCAGCTGCCGGAACTACAGGAGCGTGTGCTGCGGATGCGTTACGGGATGGATGGCGAGGATCCGATGAGCCTCACCGCGATCGCCAAGTCGTTGAAGATGAGTCGCGATCGGACGCGCAAGCTGGAACGAGAAGGACTGGAGTTGCTGCGTCGTGGTGATGCTCAGCTCGACGCGTATGTGGTGAGCTGA
- a CDS encoding AarF/ABC1/UbiB kinase family protein has product MEPLRYNPGRDARWLLLRPWIGIPRLIHILWALLGLVLSVLLRGNSSDPRVQRNLARTLLRTLTNLGPCFIKVGQALSTRPDLIRRDWLDELTRLQDDLPAFKHAIALKTIEEELGAPVDALFEEFPDSPVAAASLGQVYKARVRDQHWVAVKVQRPNLVFILRRDMVLIRSLGVLAAPFLPLNLGFGLGEIIDEFGRSLFEEIDYCCEADNAKRFSGLFADNPAVTIPEVDDGLSSRRVLTTTWIQGTKLRDPQELKAQRLDPSALIRTGVISGLQQLLEFGYFHADPHPGNLFALSGRTGELGHVAYVDFGMMDSISDDDRLTLTGAVVHLINRDFEAVARDFQQMGFLAPDADLTPIVPALEDVLGGSLGDSVGSFNFKAITDRFSELMYDYPFRVPARFALIIRAVVSQEGLALRLDPDFRIIAVAYPYVAKRLLAGDTREMREKLLDVIFDESGSLRVERLESLLEVVGNDTSIQSGGDLLPVAGAGLRLLFSRDGGDLRQRLLLTLIKDDRLNISDLRELSSLIRRTFGPRKIAEGMLQRLNPLAA; this is encoded by the coding sequence TTGGAACCTCTTCGTTACAACCCTGGCCGCGACGCTCGCTGGCTGCTGCTTCGTCCCTGGATCGGCATTCCGCGGCTCATTCATATTCTCTGGGCACTACTTGGGTTGGTGCTGAGTGTTCTGCTCCGCGGCAACAGCAGTGATCCGCGCGTGCAACGCAACCTGGCACGCACCCTGCTGCGTACCCTGACCAATCTCGGACCGTGCTTCATCAAGGTCGGCCAGGCTCTCTCCACCCGTCCGGATCTGATTCGCCGCGATTGGCTGGATGAACTGACCCGACTCCAGGACGATCTGCCGGCCTTCAAGCACGCCATTGCTCTCAAAACGATCGAAGAGGAGCTGGGGGCTCCAGTCGATGCACTGTTTGAGGAGTTTCCGGATTCACCGGTGGCCGCCGCCAGCCTCGGCCAGGTTTACAAAGCCAGAGTTCGCGATCAGCACTGGGTTGCGGTCAAGGTGCAACGGCCCAATCTGGTCTTCATCCTGCGGCGCGACATGGTGCTGATCCGCAGTCTTGGCGTACTGGCAGCGCCCTTCCTGCCTCTGAACCTGGGGTTCGGCCTCGGTGAAATCATCGACGAATTCGGGCGCAGCCTGTTCGAAGAGATTGACTACTGCTGCGAAGCGGACAACGCCAAACGCTTCTCCGGTCTGTTTGCCGACAATCCCGCTGTCACTATTCCTGAGGTGGACGATGGTCTTTCGAGCCGTCGGGTGCTCACCACCACCTGGATCCAAGGCACCAAGCTGCGCGACCCACAGGAGCTGAAAGCTCAACGGCTCGATCCATCAGCTCTGATCCGAACGGGGGTGATCAGCGGCCTGCAACAACTGCTGGAGTTCGGCTACTTCCACGCTGATCCCCACCCCGGCAATCTCTTTGCGCTCAGCGGTCGCACCGGTGAGCTGGGCCATGTGGCCTACGTGGACTTCGGGATGATGGATTCGATCAGCGATGACGACCGTCTCACCCTCACGGGCGCAGTGGTGCACTTGATCAATCGCGACTTTGAGGCCGTTGCTCGCGATTTTCAGCAAATGGGGTTTCTCGCACCCGATGCCGATCTCACGCCGATTGTTCCGGCGTTGGAGGACGTCCTGGGAGGCAGCCTCGGCGATTCCGTGGGCTCCTTCAACTTCAAAGCGATCACGGATCGCTTCTCGGAGTTGATGTACGACTATCCCTTCCGGGTTCCGGCGCGCTTCGCGCTGATCATCCGTGCGGTGGTCAGCCAGGAGGGTTTGGCCCTAAGGCTGGATCCTGACTTCCGGATCATCGCGGTGGCTTACCCCTATGTGGCCAAGCGATTGCTGGCGGGTGACACCCGTGAAATGCGCGAAAAGCTTCTCGATGTGATCTTTGATGAGTCGGGCAGTCTCCGGGTGGAACGACTGGAAAGTTTGCTGGAGGTGGTGGGCAACGACACCAGCATCCAGAGCGGTGGCGACTTGCTGCCAGTGGCTGGGGCGGGACTGCGTCTGCTATTCAGTCGTGATGGCGGTGATCTCAGACAGCGACTGTTGCTGACACTGATCAAGGACGATCGCCTGAACATTTCGGACCTCAGGGAGCTGAGCTCCCTGATCCGGAGAACCTTCGGCCCAAGAAAAATCGCAGAAGGAATGTTGCAGCGGCTGAATCCACTGGCTGCATGA
- a CDS encoding phosphatidate cytidylyltransferase, with translation MIADVTTGEGPSKRRASDQKRLVSGLLVGLFGLVVVGSGGWWFTIALGVMVHLGLLEFFRMAQFKGMRPATKTTLVACQLLLICTQWSVNGGIGLHLADAVLPLSGAAICGWLLLQPITGSIADIAASIFGLFYLGFLPSHWLRLRNLTDVDLAPTLAQLPAWLSDWITPGLAITLMACLMVVATDIGSFVIGRRFGRHQLSPVSPAKTMEGAYGGLASSVLLGVVAGPLLGWPYGALTGGCLGALVALFALVGDLTESMMKRDAGVKDSGDALPGHGGRGALVSRQAAVRSCRRVQRFRQALGLPRLDWVVLLDPVAAVDPAVGSS, from the coding sequence GTGATTGCAGACGTCACAACCGGGGAAGGCCCCAGCAAACGGCGGGCTTCGGATCAAAAACGTCTGGTCAGCGGGCTGCTTGTGGGCCTGTTCGGTCTGGTGGTTGTGGGCTCGGGCGGCTGGTGGTTCACCATCGCCCTTGGCGTGATGGTGCATCTCGGCCTTCTGGAGTTTTTCCGGATGGCGCAGTTCAAGGGCATGCGACCCGCCACCAAAACGACTCTGGTGGCTTGCCAGCTGCTGTTGATCTGCACCCAGTGGTCCGTGAATGGAGGCATTGGGTTGCATCTCGCTGATGCGGTGCTGCCCTTGTCCGGAGCCGCCATCTGCGGATGGCTGTTGTTGCAGCCGATCACTGGCTCCATCGCCGATATCGCTGCCTCAATCTTCGGACTCTTCTATCTGGGCTTTCTGCCCAGCCACTGGCTGAGGCTGCGCAACCTCACCGATGTAGACCTTGCCCCAACACTCGCGCAACTGCCGGCGTGGTTGAGCGACTGGATCACACCGGGATTGGCGATCACCTTGATGGCCTGTCTGATGGTGGTGGCCACCGATATTGGTTCCTTTGTGATTGGCCGCCGTTTCGGTCGTCATCAGCTGTCTCCCGTGTCGCCGGCCAAGACGATGGAAGGGGCCTATGGCGGATTGGCCTCATCTGTGTTGCTGGGCGTGGTGGCCGGTCCGCTGCTGGGCTGGCCCTATGGAGCTCTCACTGGTGGTTGTCTCGGTGCCCTGGTCGCGTTGTTTGCGCTCGTGGGTGATCTCACCGAATCGATGATGAAACGGGATGCCGGTGTGAAAGATTCCGGTGATGCCTTACCGGGTCATGGCGGACGCGGCGCTCTGGTGAGCCGCCAAGCGGCGGTTAGGAGTTGCCGCCGTGTCCAGCGTTTCCGCCAGGCCCTGGGATTGCCGCGCCTGGATTGGGTGGTGCTCTTGGATCCTGTCGCCGCAGTTGACCCGGCTGTTGGCAGCAGTTGA
- a CDS encoding DUF2256 domain-containing protein, which yields MRLAADDHHEGRPTKTCAQRGRPFQSRKKLKAVWDEVRYCSERCRCASKRSATRP from the coding sequence TTGCGGCTTGCGGCCGATGACCATCACGAAGGCAGGCCCACAAAAACTTGCGCCCAGCGCGGTCGCCCCTTTCAGTCGCGCAAAAAGTTGAAGGCCGTGTGGGATGAGGTTCGTTACTGCTCAGAGCGCTGCCGGTGCGCGAGCAAGCGCAGCGCTACTAGGCCCTAA
- a CDS encoding phosphatidate cytidylyltransferase, with product MIADVTTGEGPSKRRASDQKRLVSGLLVGLFGLVVVGSGGWWFTIALGVMVHLGLLEFFRMAQFKGMRPATKTTLVACQLLLICTQWSVNGGIGLHLADAVLPLSGAAICGWLLLQPITGSIADIAASIFGLFYLGFLPSHWLRLRNLTDVDLAPTLAQLPAWLSDWITPGLAITLMACLMVVATDIGSFVIGRRFGRHQLSPVSPAKTMEGAYGGLASSVLLGVVAGPLLGWPYGALTGGCLGALVALFALVGDLTESMMKRDAGVKDSGDALPGHGGILDRIDSFLFTPAVVFYGVTLLLPVLGRS from the coding sequence GTGATTGCAGACGTCACAACCGGGGAAGGCCCCAGCAAACGGCGGGCTTCGGATCAAAAACGTCTGGTCAGCGGGCTGCTTGTGGGCCTGTTCGGTCTGGTGGTTGTGGGCTCGGGCGGCTGGTGGTTCACCATCGCCCTTGGCGTGATGGTGCATCTCGGCCTTCTGGAGTTTTTCCGGATGGCGCAGTTCAAGGGCATGCGACCCGCCACCAAAACGACTCTGGTGGCTTGCCAGCTGCTGTTGATCTGCACCCAGTGGTCCGTGAATGGAGGCATTGGGTTGCATCTCGCTGATGCGGTGCTGCCCTTGTCCGGAGCCGCCATCTGCGGATGGCTGTTGTTGCAGCCGATCACTGGCTCCATCGCCGATATCGCTGCCTCAATCTTCGGACTCTTCTATCTGGGCTTTCTGCCCAGCCACTGGCTGAGGCTGCGCAACCTCACCGATGTAGACCTTGCCCCAACACTCGCGCAACTGCCGGCGTGGTTGAGCGACTGGATCACACCGGGATTGGCGATCACCTTGATGGCCTGTCTGATGGTGGTGGCCACCGATATTGGTTCCTTTGTGATTGGCCGCCGTTTCGGTCGTCATCAGCTGTCTCCCGTGTCGCCGGCCAAGACGATGGAAGGGGCCTATGGCGGATTGGCCTCATCTGTGTTGCTGGGCGTGGTGGCCGGTCCGCTGCTGGGCTGGCCCTATGGAGCTCTCACTGGTGGTTGTCTCGGTGCCCTGGTCGCGTTGTTTGCGCTCGTGGGTGATCTCACCGAATCGATGATGAAACGGGATGCCGGTGTGAAAGATTCCGGTGATGCCTTACCGGGCCATGGCGGCATCCTCGACCGCATCGACAGTTTTCTATTCACTCCAGCGGTGGTCTTCTACGGCGTCACCCTGCTTCTCCCGGTTCTTGGACGCAGCTGA
- a CDS encoding DUF2993 domain-containing protein, which produces MPQSSSGPVLQLLASGLQRWIRSQCDSAEEINLALKGSALELLRGRLQGVSLEARKVSFEQLPLMRAEIECGALKATLRPGQPNQPVQLQDPFSIEGEVVLAGQDLNQALASDRWRWLGDLLAEQLMGLTPLRSLVIDNDQLVLTADVITGKDPIKRRFRLCADQGTIRVDHCDAEESLLLPMDPNIQINAARLQGGQLVLNGQATVQP; this is translated from the coding sequence ATGCCCCAGTCCAGCTCCGGACCTGTTCTCCAGCTCCTGGCCAGTGGTCTTCAACGCTGGATCCGCAGTCAGTGCGATTCAGCCGAAGAGATCAACCTGGCGCTGAAGGGATCCGCCCTGGAACTGCTGCGCGGTCGACTGCAAGGGGTCTCACTGGAGGCCAGGAAAGTGAGTTTTGAACAGCTCCCCCTGATGCGCGCGGAGATCGAATGCGGTGCCTTAAAAGCAACGCTCCGGCCGGGGCAGCCCAATCAGCCCGTGCAGCTGCAGGACCCGTTCTCAATCGAAGGAGAAGTGGTGCTGGCGGGCCAGGATCTGAATCAGGCTTTGGCAAGCGACCGCTGGCGCTGGCTTGGGGATCTGCTGGCCGAACAACTGATGGGTTTGACACCATTGCGGTCACTGGTCATCGACAACGACCAACTGGTCCTCACCGCCGATGTGATCACCGGCAAGGATCCGATAAAGCGAAGGTTCCGGCTGTGCGCGGACCAGGGCACCATCCGCGTCGACCACTGCGATGCCGAGGAATCGCTCTTGCTTCCCATGGATCCCAACATTCAGATCAATGCAGCCCGTCTGCAGGGAGGCCAACTGGTTCTCAACGGACAAGCCACCGTTCAGCCCTGA
- a CDS encoding alpha/beta fold hydrolase: protein MKSLLDTLRPELLDPSAQALVDDLQWWSMPELGVKDPFPVSVVGEGEPLLLLHGFDSSFLEYRRMAPLLSERFQLFIPDLFGFGFSPRPMEASYGPDAVLAHLDALLQRMPAQPVGVIGASMGGSVAVEMARRQPERIHALLLLAPAGLTGRPMPVPPLLDRLGAWFLARPGVRKSLCRQAFADPDADVGAPEEQIASLHLQCPGWADALAAFARSGGFSGCGTPLPQQPLHVIWGANDRILRAPQKQAAAAILKDGVEEFDACGHLPHIDQPQRVADRCLTWFQAIASAA, encoded by the coding sequence TTGAAGTCACTGCTTGACACGCTAAGACCCGAGCTACTTGATCCAAGCGCTCAAGCTCTGGTCGACGACCTTCAGTGGTGGTCAATGCCGGAGCTTGGTGTCAAGGATCCGTTTCCCGTCAGCGTCGTCGGTGAAGGTGAGCCCCTGTTATTGCTCCATGGTTTCGACAGCAGCTTTCTTGAATACCGGCGTATGGCACCGCTGCTGAGCGAACGGTTTCAACTGTTCATCCCCGATCTGTTCGGCTTCGGCTTTTCACCTCGCCCCATGGAAGCGAGCTATGGCCCTGATGCTGTTCTCGCCCATCTGGATGCCCTGCTGCAACGCATGCCAGCGCAACCAGTCGGTGTGATTGGAGCCTCCATGGGTGGGTCCGTGGCTGTGGAAATGGCACGACGACAACCGGAGCGGATTCACGCGCTGCTGTTGCTGGCCCCCGCCGGTCTTACGGGACGCCCGATGCCGGTTCCGCCCCTGCTGGATCGACTGGGGGCCTGGTTCCTGGCGCGCCCCGGAGTCCGCAAAAGTCTGTGCCGCCAGGCCTTTGCGGATCCTGATGCTGATGTCGGCGCTCCCGAAGAACAAATCGCTTCGCTACATCTGCAGTGCCCGGGCTGGGCGGATGCCCTGGCTGCATTTGCTCGCAGCGGTGGCTTCTCTGGCTGCGGAACGCCCTTGCCCCAGCAACCGCTGCATGTGATCTGGGGAGCCAATGACCGCATTCTGCGAGCACCGCAGAAACAAGCCGCAGCAGCAATCCTCAAGGATGGCGTCGAAGAATTCGACGCTTGCGGACACCTGCCGCACATCGACCAGCCCCAAAGGGTCGCCGACCGCTGTCTCACTTGGTTCCAAGCGATCGCTTCGGCCGCCTGA
- a CDS encoding iron-containing alcohol dehydrogenase family protein produces the protein MIQSAIRDGRVSTHSIAPAQVIRGAGAWNQSLTAIHSLTQRPLLLGRSAATQPLREELSRDLRKLGLSVIPQTLDHDCCEQDLQRLQSALSSHGCDAVIAAGGGKVLDAGKLLAHRAGVACITVPLSAATCAGWTALSNLYSPVGAFEGDQALDRCPDLLIFDHDLLLRAPARTLASGIADALAKWYEASVSSGSSTDGLIQQAVQMARVLRDQLLLDSLDAMANPGGEAWQRVVEACGLTAGVIGGLGGARCRTVAAHAVHNGLTQLQACHSVLHGEKVGFGVLVQLRLEERLGGNRLAAQAHRQLLPLLQALELPVSLDDLGLGEASLKDLQQVCEFACRDSSDLHHLPFSVTPGALLEALVGAAEVSPVLP, from the coding sequence ATGATCCAATCAGCCATCCGTGACGGCAGGGTTTCGACCCACTCCATCGCTCCAGCCCAAGTCATCCGTGGTGCTGGAGCCTGGAATCAATCTCTAACAGCGATTCATTCGCTCACCCAACGTCCGTTGCTTCTGGGCCGCAGTGCTGCAACCCAGCCATTGCGTGAGGAACTCAGCCGCGACCTGAGGAAGCTCGGCCTAAGCGTGATTCCTCAAACCCTGGATCACGACTGCTGTGAGCAGGACTTACAGCGTTTGCAATCTGCGTTGAGCTCCCACGGATGCGACGCTGTGATTGCTGCTGGTGGCGGCAAAGTGCTCGATGCCGGCAAGCTGTTGGCTCACCGCGCCGGGGTGGCCTGCATCACCGTTCCGCTCAGTGCAGCCACCTGTGCTGGTTGGACGGCCCTCTCCAATCTCTACAGCCCGGTGGGTGCTTTTGAAGGGGATCAAGCCCTCGATCGCTGCCCTGATCTACTGATCTTCGACCACGACTTATTACTGCGCGCACCGGCACGAACCTTGGCCAGCGGCATCGCCGATGCCCTGGCCAAATGGTATGAAGCGTCAGTCAGCAGCGGCTCCAGCACGGATGGCTTGATTCAGCAGGCTGTGCAGATGGCACGCGTGTTGCGTGATCAATTGCTGCTCGACAGTCTCGATGCGATGGCGAACCCTGGCGGCGAAGCCTGGCAGCGCGTGGTGGAGGCCTGCGGACTCACAGCGGGGGTGATCGGCGGACTGGGGGGAGCACGTTGCCGCACGGTAGCTGCCCATGCCGTGCACAACGGTCTGACCCAGCTGCAAGCCTGTCACTCCGTTCTCCATGGAGAGAAGGTGGGCTTCGGCGTGCTCGTGCAACTGCGTCTGGAAGAACGGTTGGGGGGCAATCGTCTGGCAGCCCAGGCTCATCGACAGCTTCTTCCCTTGTTGCAGGCGCTAGAACTACCAGTCAGCTTGGATGATCTCGGCCTGGGCGAGGCAAGCCTCAAGGATCTTCAACAGGTGTGTGAGTTCGCCTGCAGGGACAGCTCGGATCTGCACCACCTTCCCTTCTCGGTCACACCCGGCGCACTGCTGGAAGCCCTTGTGGGCGCAGCCGAAGTCAGTCCGGTGCTGCCTTGA
- a CDS encoding ATP-dependent Clp protease ATP-binding subunit encodes MFERFTEKAIKVIMLAQEEARRLGHNFVGTEQILLGLIGEGTGVAAKVLKSMGVNLKDARVEVEKIIGRGSGFFAVEIPFTPRAKRVLELSLEEARQLGHNYIGTEHLLLGLIREGEGVAARVLENLGVDLAKVRTQVIRMLGETAEVGAGGSSGSGAKGSTKTPTLDEFGNNLTQLASEAKLDPVVGRHNEIDRVIQILGRRTKNNPVLIGEPGVGKTAIAEGLAQRIQTGDIPDILEDKRVLTLDIGLLVAGTKYRGEFEERLKKIMEEIKAAGNVILVIDEVHTLIGAGAAEGAIDAANILKPALARGELQCIGATTLDEYRKHIERDAALERRFQPVNVGEPSIEDTIEILRGLRERYEQHHRLRITDEALEAAATLGDRYISDRFLPDKAIDLIDEAGSRVRLLNSKLPPEAKEVDKELRSVQKEKEDAVRDQDFTKAGELRDKEVELREKIRTLLQSSRQDAPNDQAVTAEAGEATAVATSETATSTDSASTTPVVSEEDIAQIVASWTGVPVQKLTESESVKLLNMEETLHKRLIGQDEAVKAVSKAIRRARVGLKNPNRPIASFIFSGPTGVGKTELTKALAAYFFGSEEAMIRLDMSEFMERHTVSKLIGSPPGYVGFNEGGQLTEAVRRRPYTVVLFDEIEKAHPDVFNLLLQLLEDGRLTDSKGRTVDFKNTLIIMTSNIGSKVIEKGGGGLGFEFSGENAEENQYNRIRSLVNEELKQYFRPEFLNRLDEIIVFRQLNREEVKEIAEIMLREVFNRIGEKGITLTVSDAFKERLVEEGYNPAYGARPLRRAVMRLLEDSLAEEVLSGRIKDGDSAQVDVEDGKVVVKHLTGTVSGTPELAGAGL; translated from the coding sequence ATGTTTGAGAGGTTTACCGAGAAGGCCATCAAGGTGATCATGCTGGCCCAAGAAGAGGCTCGCCGCCTGGGTCACAACTTCGTTGGCACCGAGCAGATTCTTCTTGGCTTGATCGGCGAAGGAACCGGGGTTGCCGCCAAGGTTCTCAAGTCCATGGGAGTCAATCTCAAGGACGCTCGGGTTGAAGTCGAAAAAATCATCGGCAGGGGCTCTGGGTTTTTTGCAGTCGAAATCCCCTTCACACCGCGCGCCAAGCGTGTTTTGGAGCTGTCTCTCGAAGAAGCCCGTCAACTGGGACACAACTACATAGGTACAGAACACCTTCTTCTTGGTCTGATCCGGGAAGGTGAGGGCGTCGCCGCACGCGTTTTGGAAAATCTCGGAGTCGACCTGGCAAAGGTGCGTACTCAAGTGATCCGCATGCTCGGCGAGACCGCTGAGGTCGGTGCTGGCGGTAGCAGCGGATCTGGTGCCAAGGGTTCCACCAAGACCCCCACCCTCGACGAATTCGGCAACAACCTCACCCAGCTTGCCAGTGAAGCCAAGCTTGATCCCGTCGTCGGACGTCACAACGAAATCGACCGGGTGATTCAGATCCTCGGCCGCCGCACCAAGAACAACCCAGTGCTGATTGGCGAGCCTGGAGTCGGCAAGACCGCTATTGCCGAAGGTCTCGCACAACGAATTCAGACAGGAGACATTCCTGACATTCTCGAAGACAAGCGTGTACTCACTCTTGATATCGGTCTTCTTGTAGCAGGCACCAAGTACCGAGGCGAATTCGAGGAACGTCTCAAAAAGATCATGGAGGAGATCAAGGCCGCAGGCAATGTGATCTTGGTGATCGACGAGGTGCACACCCTGATTGGCGCTGGTGCCGCCGAAGGTGCCATCGACGCAGCCAACATCCTCAAGCCGGCTCTGGCACGTGGCGAACTGCAATGCATCGGCGCCACAACCCTTGATGAATACAGAAAGCACATCGAACGAGATGCCGCTCTGGAACGTCGTTTCCAACCGGTTAACGTCGGTGAGCCTTCCATTGAAGACACCATCGAAATCTTGCGCGGCCTGCGCGAGCGCTACGAGCAGCATCACCGCCTGCGGATCACGGATGAAGCGCTTGAGGCGGCTGCAACCCTCGGGGATCGCTACATCTCCGATCGTTTCCTTCCCGACAAGGCCATCGACCTGATCGATGAGGCAGGTAGCCGCGTGCGGCTTCTCAACTCCAAGCTCCCGCCTGAAGCCAAGGAAGTCGACAAAGAGCTCCGTTCCGTCCAGAAGGAAAAGGAGGATGCCGTTCGCGATCAGGACTTCACCAAAGCTGGTGAGTTGCGCGACAAAGAGGTGGAGCTTCGCGAGAAGATCCGCACCCTGCTGCAATCCAGCCGTCAGGACGCACCCAACGACCAAGCCGTCACAGCCGAGGCTGGAGAGGCAACAGCTGTTGCCACATCTGAAACAGCAACCAGTACTGATTCTGCTTCCACCACTCCGGTGGTCAGCGAAGAAGACATTGCCCAGATCGTGGCGTCTTGGACTGGTGTGCCGGTTCAGAAGCTCACCGAAAGCGAATCGGTGAAGTTGCTCAACATGGAAGAGACGCTTCACAAACGCCTCATCGGTCAGGACGAAGCAGTCAAAGCCGTGTCCAAAGCCATTCGCCGTGCACGGGTCGGTCTGAAGAACCCCAACCGCCCGATCGCCAGCTTCATCTTCTCCGGCCCGACGGGTGTGGGCAAGACCGAGCTCACCAAAGCGCTTGCCGCTTATTTCTTCGGCAGCGAAGAAGCGATGATCCGACTCGACATGTCGGAATTCATGGAGCGCCATACGGTCAGCAAATTGATCGGTTCGCCTCCGGGCTATGTGGGCTTCAACGAGGGGGGTCAGCTCACCGAAGCTGTCCGCCGTCGTCCTTACACCGTGGTGCTCTTCGACGAAATCGAAAAGGCGCACCCCGATGTCTTCAACCTGTTGCTGCAGCTGCTGGAAGACGGTCGCCTGACCGACTCCAAAGGTCGTACCGTCGACTTCAAAAACACGCTGATCATCATGACCTCGAACATCGGTTCGAAGGTGATTGAGAAAGGCGGCGGTGGACTCGGATTCGAGTTCTCTGGAGAGAACGCTGAAGAAAATCAGTACAACCGCATCCGCTCCCTCGTGAATGAGGAGTTGAAGCAGTACTTCCGCCCAGAGTTCCTGAATCGTCTCGACGAGATCATCGTGTTCAGGCAACTGAATCGCGAAGAGGTCAAGGAAATCGCCGAGATCATGCTGCGCGAGGTGTTCAATCGCATCGGAGAGAAAGGCATCACCCTCACCGTGTCCGATGCCTTCAAGGAACGTCTGGTCGAGGAGGGTTACAACCCTGCCTATGGCGCACGCCCCCTGCGTCGTGCCGTGATGCGTCTTCTCGAAGACAGCCTGGCCGAGGAAGTTCTCTCCGGGCGCATCAAGGACGGCGACTCCGCGCAAGTGGATGTTGAAGATGGCAAGGTGGTGGTGAAGCACCTCACCGGCACAGTCAGCGGGACGCCCGAATTGGCTGGAGCCGGTCTCTGA
- the rimI gene encoding ribosomal protein S18-alanine N-acetyltransferase has protein sequence MTGERGIVNRELSNGDLSIRELDSGDLEGCMSLDHQALDDFWTREQWARELADRDRLVLGAVLDHKTLAGVASAWLVVDELQIMVVAVAPTHQRQGIGSRLLGALMHLGQTRGALTATLEVASTNSAAQKLYDRCGFANCGLRKRYYSDGSDALLQRRPISIG, from the coding sequence ATGACAGGTGAACGCGGCATCGTCAACCGCGAACTAAGCAACGGCGACCTCTCAATCCGCGAACTCGACAGCGGCGATCTCGAGGGCTGCATGAGCCTCGATCACCAGGCACTGGATGATTTCTGGACCCGGGAGCAGTGGGCACGGGAGCTGGCCGATCGCGATCGACTGGTGCTGGGGGCAGTCTTGGACCACAAAACCTTGGCGGGCGTGGCCTCGGCCTGGCTCGTGGTCGACGAGCTGCAGATCATGGTCGTTGCCGTCGCCCCAACCCATCAGCGCCAGGGCATTGGTTCACGACTGCTAGGTGCACTGATGCACCTGGGCCAGACCCGTGGAGCACTCACAGCCACCCTCGAGGTGGCATCAACCAACTCGGCAGCGCAAAAGCTTTACGACCGCTGCGGCTTCGCGAACTGCGGCCTGAGAAAGAGGTATTACAGCGATGGAAGCGATGCCCTGTTGCAACGGCGACCAATCAGCATCGGGTAG